One genomic segment of Watersipora subatra unplaced genomic scaffold, tzWatSuba1.1 SCAFFOLD_184, whole genome shotgun sequence includes these proteins:
- the LOC137410149 gene encoding putative nuclease HARBI1 yields MESSDDDEILLMAGSAAAALTVCMMEEEEQNHSDRRKNRTWTGPITSSRQNNGAYYATVPLLIHDDDDNDDDDSGLPSNRVGTFRNYFRMTRKQFDMILKKVEPLIAKENTALRVSISAEQRLMVTLRYLATGTSMTQLHYDWCISVASLSAIIPETCHAIYTSLCADYLRTPTTEQEWIEISRQLEDNWNFPNALGALDGKHIIMTKPWHAGSEYHNYKTQESIILMAMCDANYSFTYVDVGAQGRASDGGVFGRSTLQLGIEGNTLNFPADRCPPNFNQALPHVILADEAFQLQTNLMRPYPKRTLNHERRIFNYRLSRLRRLIENSFGILSNTWRILLRRIDLEPEKTKTLVLACCILHNILRKSRTPPRGAPPQTQNDETQDYGEQLPGLAPIALRPTAAASRVRDEYCHYFNTIGAVSWQERMVPQL; encoded by the exons ATGGAgtcttccgatgacgatgaaattttgttgatggcaggCTCGGCTGCAGCagctctgacagtctgtatGATGGAGGAGGAAGAACAG AACCATTCAGATAGGCGGAAGAACCGTACATGGACAGGCCCCATCACAAGCTCAAGGCAAAATAATGGTGCTTATTATGCCACTGTGCCTCTACTGATACATGATGATGACGATAACGATGATGATGACAGTGGACTTCCATCAAATCGTGTTGGAACATTTAGAAATTATTTCCGAATGACACGGAAGCAATTTGATATGATATTAAAGAAGGTAGAACCCCTTATAGCCAAGGAGAACACTGCACTCCGAGTCAGCATAAGTGCTGAACAAAGACTGATGGTGACACTGAGGTATTTAGCGACTGGGACAAGTATGACACAACTCCATTATGATTGGTGTATATCTGTCGCCTCCCTGTCTGCAATCATACCTGAAACATGCCACGCCATTTACACATCTTTGTGCGCTGATTATCTCAGGACACCTACCACAGAGCAAGAATGGATTGAGATTTCCAGGCAACTAGAGGACAATTGGAACTTTCCTAATGCACTGG GCGCTCTTGATGGGAAGCATATCATCATGACGAAGCCTTGGCATGCAGGGTCTGAATATCACAATTATAAAACACAGGAGTCAATAATACTCATGGCTATGTGTGATGCCAATTATTC ATTCACTTATGTTGATGTTGGAGCACAAGGTAGAGCTTCAGATGGTGGTGTATTTGGGAGATCCACCTTGCAGCTGGGAATTGAAGGCAACACCCTAAACTTTCCCGCTGATCGATGTCCCCCCAATTTCAATCAGGCTCTACCACATGTCATCTTGGCGGATGAGGCATTCCAGCTACAAACCAATCTTATGCGACCTTATCCAAAACGCACTTTGAATCATGAGCGAAGG ATATTCAACTACAGACTCTCAAGACTGAGAAGATTGATCGAAAATTCTTTCGGTATTCTTTCAAATACTTGGCGAATTTTACTGCGCAGGATTGATCTGGAGCCAGAAAAGACAAAAACTTTAGTTTTGGCTTGTTGCATCTTGCACAACATCCTGAGGAAATCGAGAACACCACCACGAGGTGCACCACCTCAGACTCAAAATGATGAGACTCAAGATTATGGTGAACAGCTGCCAGGACTTGCCCCAATTGCTCTAAGGCCGACTGCAGCAGCAAGCCGAGTCCGTGATGAATATTGTCATTATTTTAACACTATAGGAGCTGTCTCTTGGCAGGAACGAATGGTGCCACAGCTTTAG
- the LOC137410147 gene encoding uncharacterized protein, whose translation MASNDVNARVPKNQVSSLIKQIDTDLFIEQLESRRFIWNHRLPEAHTKAQESYVSLAQSMNSTVQLMKAKYANIRTYFVKKYKMVQQSSRSGAGAAQVYTPSWPYYERLLFLSSTVDIQETVSSIAPQPEPVVEDNLPDSDDNDDMLSTASTSAPPPSTSVGSVAASTIAGRSGRKRSKPTSATAAVAEQMTSTFREMVEEKKKKATNDYSHFGANVATQINLLPTPFQRSTAMVQIQQLLHNIAFNMADIQRSPYTQPQSQYNPVPTQFNHGPAQSYVTQIQSPLFNPGPAQTTQIQSPLFNPGPAQSPAAQIQSPLFNPGPAQTTQIQSPPFNPGPAQSPAAQIQSPLFNPGPAQTTQIQSPPFNPGPAQSPAAQIQSPLVNPGPAQTTQIQSPPFNHGPAPSPQNQEI comes from the exons ATGGCTAGTAACGATGTGAACGCGAGAGTTCCAAAAAATCAAGTGAGTTCGTTAATAAAACAAATAGATACAGACTTGTTTATTGAGCAACTAGAATCGAGACGGTTTATTTGGAACCACCGGCTTCCAGAAGCCCACACGAAGGCTCAAGAATCCTATGTTTCGCTGGCCCAATCAATGAATTCGACTG TACAACTAATGAAAGCTAAATATGCCAATATCAGGacatattttgtaaagaagtaCAAAATGGTGCAGCAGAGCAGCCGCTCTGGCGCGGGAGCAGCTCAAGTATATACGCCTTCGTGGCCATACTATGAGCGCCTCTTATTTTTGAGTAGCACTGTAGATATACAGGAAACAGTATCTTCCATTGCACCACAGCCAGAGCCTGTAGTGGAGGATAACCTGCCG GACTCTGATGATAATGATGACATGCTTAGTACAGCAAGTACCTCAGCACCACCACCATCTACCTCAGTGGGATCTGTTGCAGCTTCCACTATAGCTGGACGAAGTGGTCGGAAAAGGTCCAAGCCTACTTCTGCTACCGCTGCTGTTGCTGAGCAAATGACCTCCACATTCCGAGAGATGGTGGAGGAAAAGAAGAAGAAGGCCACTAATGACTATTCACATTTCGGAGCAAATGTTGCGACTCAGATAAACTTACTACCAACACCATTTCAGAGGTCAACTGCCATGGTACAAATCCAACAGCTCCTTCACAACATCGCTTTCAATATGGCAGATATTCAACGATCACCCTACACCCAGCCTCAATCCCAGTACAATCCTGTTCCAACCCAATTCAATCATGGCCCAGCCCAATCATATGTAACACAAATCCAATCACCCCTATTCAATCCTGGCCCAGCACAAACAACCCAAATCCAATCACCCCTATTCAATCCTGGCCCAGCCCAATCACCTGCAGCTCAAATCCAATCACCCCTATTCAATCCTGGCCCAGCACAAACAACCCAAATCCAATCACCCCCATTCAATCCTGGCCCAGCCCAATCACCTGCAGCTCAAATCCAATCACCCCTATTCAATCCTGGCCCAGCACAAACAACCCAAATCCAATCACCCCCATTCAATCCTGGCCCAGCCCAATCACCTGCAGCTCAAATCCAATCACCCCTAGTCAATCCTGGCCCAGCACAAACAACCCAAATCCAATCACCCCCATTCAATCATGGCCCAGCCCCATCACCCCAAAATCAAGAAATCtga